The Setaria italica strain Yugu1 chromosome IX, Setaria_italica_v2.0, whole genome shotgun sequence genome has a window encoding:
- the LOC101752562 gene encoding aquaporin TIP3-1, translating into MSTGARPGRRFTVGRSEDATHPDTIRAAISEFLATAIFVFAAEGSVLSLGKMYHDMSTAGGLVAVALAHALALSVAVAVAVNISGGHVNPAITFGALIGGRISLVRAVFYWVAQLLGAIAASLLLRLATGGMRPPGFALASGVGDWHAVLLEAAMTFGLMYAYYATVIDPKRGSVGTIGPLAVGFLLGANVLAGGPFDGAGMNPARVFGPALVGWRWRHHWVYWLGPFLGAGVAGLVYEYLVIPSADAAAPHAHQPLAPEDY; encoded by the exons ATGAGcacgggcgcgcggccggggcggcggttCACGGTGGGGCGGAGCGAGGACGCGACGCACCCGGACACCAtccgcgccgccatctccgagTTCCTCGCCACCGCCATCTTCGTCTTCGCCGCCGAGGGCTCCGTCCTCTCCCTCG GGAAGATGTACCACGACATGAGCACGGCGGGCGggttggtggcggtggcgctggcgcACGCGCTGGCCCTgtcggtggccgtggccgtggccgtcaACATCTCGGGCGGGCACGTGAACCCTGCCATCACCTTCGGCGCGCTCATCGGCGGCCGCATCTCCCTCGTCCGGGCCGTCTTCTACTGGGTGGCGCAGCTGCTGGGCGCCATCGCCGCGTCGCTGCTCCTGAGGCTGGCCACGGGCGGGATGCGCCCGCCGGGGTTCGCGCTGGCGTCGGGGGTCGGCGACTGGCACGCCGTGCTACTCGAGGCCGCCATGACGTTCGGCCTCATGTACGCCTACTACGCCACCGTAATCGACCCGAAGCGGGGCAGCGTGGGGACCATCGGGCCGCTCGCCGTGGGGTTCCTGCTGGGGGCCAACGTGCTGGCGGGCGGGCCGTTCGACGGCGCCGGGATGAACCCGGCGAGGGTGTTCGGGCCGGCCCTCGTCgggtggcggtggaggcacCACTGGGTGTACTGGCTGGGGCCCTTCCTCGGCGCTGGGGTCGCCGGGCTCGTGTACGAGTACCTCGTCATCCCgtccgccgacgccgccgcgccgcacgcGCACCAGCCGCTCGCGCCGGAGGACTACTAG